The following nucleotide sequence is from Aedes aegypti strain LVP_AGWG chromosome 3, AaegL5.0 Primary Assembly, whole genome shotgun sequence.
ATGTCCATGATTGCACGGTTAATGCTGTAAAACACATTTCCTTGGAAATGCAAGGTAAACTCATTTCCATCAAAGCTGATTTGGCATCCCGGAAGGGTCGGACTATCCTCGGTATTAATGCGCAATTCATTAAACACGGGGAGATAGTTGTGCGTACATTGATGATGGcagaaagatttgaaaaaaacacCGCTGAGAATATTATGGAGGAAATTTTGAGAGCATTGGcaacttttgatattcaattgCCTCAAATATACAGCATTACCACGGACAACGGCAGTAATATGCTCAAAGCGACCAGACTGACTCGTAACCTCCAGGAACTCAACGATAGCTGCTTGGATGAACGTGAGGAAAGCGAATACGAAGATACGGATGCAGAAGGAGATGAAGAATTAAGTGCGGATACCGATGAGCCAAATTCCATTGATTTGTAAGTATATACATTGCCCACACTATTATGGATCACCTATTATTTGGGGTCATACACAAATTAAGTCACCCTCCATAGGGGGGAAAACTTCGGAGGGCTCATACAGTACCATAACAGGGAGGGGGGCGGATGGTATCAAAAAAGTTGGAGGGTTGTACTTTGTGAATCGAACCGATTTATGTGATTCGTCTGCAGTCACTTTCGAACACAGTAGGCATGCATATTTGAGAAGTCACCATACTCATACTGACACATAGAGTGATAACTCTCGAATAGTTCAAGTGACAGAGTCGTGTGTGGtcaacagtgactccagtcgagtcgtttttgatagACACGACTTATAAAATTAACCCATAGCGTAGCATAATTTGTGTATCATCCCCTTAGTTTCCCTGCTCTACGTGTAATTACAATGCAATTGACCCAAAATAGtgggtgacccataatagtgtaaCCACTGTGCTCGATATGTAATGGTTTTAACACGATTGCTGTTATTTTCTATTATAGCGAAACTACAGAAGAACCATCTGAATCGGACGCGCTGTGGGATGACGATTTCCACCTCCAAGATATGAAAGATGATGAGCTGCCGGTAATAGAAAAAGCAAGTCTCACGGGAATCAGATGTGCGGCACACACGGTACAGCTATCGGTGCTCGACGTACTGAAGAAAGATACAGTGGCTAAATTTCTAACTAAAACTCGAAAACTAGTCAAAACACTTCGAGCACAGCCGTATGGAAATATGTTTAGACACGATAAAACGAAAAAGCTGCCTTTCTTCGACGGGGATACCCGCTGGGGCTCATCACACCAGATGGTTGACTGTCTGCTTCAACAGCAAGACTTCATCATTAGTATGCTGCCACCAAACTTGCTGAAGGATTACAGCGCCAACTATTGGAAACGGGTAGAACAGTTTGTTCTTGTTACAACTCCTCTTTACGTCTTGACTAAGCGCATCCAGGAAGAAACAATGACATGTGGACAACTTTTCTTGTACTGGAAAGAGTGTTGTTTGGATTTAGAAGTACTTCAAGACACACTTGCTAAACAACTACTCGATGCGTTAGTGGAACGTAAACCGATGTGGTTCAACAACCCTGCTTTCTACGCAGCGTTGCTTGTAGATCTACGGTTGAACGAGTTTGACCCACCAATTCTTACAGCGGAGCAGAAAGAAGAAGGCATAGTAAGTGATTGTCGTATAGTTTGCTAATATTCTATATATTAATCAATATTGAACCTATTTTCTCTATAGATGCATATGTTGGCTACATGGAAATCCATTAAAGCTGTCACTGGAAAGCAAAAAATAGAAGTGGAGTCGACTGCACCAACATCATCCAAAAATACCCCTCTAAAACGTGTCCAACAACTGCTTTCGGCCAGCAAACAATCGAAACCACCGGATATCTCTGAAATGGAAAAGAAAATCCGACGCCTCTCATTGGAACCATCTCTGCCATTGGAATGTGATGTGATTGAATGGTGGGATAAACAGTACAACAAAGACGTTGACCTTGTACAACTCGCTCTCACCGTTTTGCAACTACCCTGTACACAGGTGTCGGTCGAACGTTCGTTTAATGGATTGGGACAAATTTTGTCTAAGTTCAGGACGTCTCTTGGATCAATCCCTTTGCAGCAGATACTGTTCTTGAAAGCGAACGATAATTTTATTGATTCCATTTATATGAACTTCGCTTGATTGCGATTTGCGCAGCATACGTGCGCATTccttttttaatgaaataaaacGTTAATGGTTGAATTCAAGCGTTACTGATTATTTCCTTGGGAGTGGTGAAGAATGTTTCTAATTGAATATGCCCGAGTTTTTGTTGGAAGAGCATGATTGGAGTAGGAATGATCTTCGTAGATGTTAAGAAATATGTAAGACTCATTAATTGAATTCTAGGTGATTGAAAATCGAACCATTCTTTCCACTTTGAAAAGGTAACATAGGATAGAGGGGGAAGGAACCAtaattgattttggaattttcaatagcagtttttcgttcaaattcaaaaattacaggAAAATTGGTTTACTGTATTCCATTCTTCagccgaaacacagtgaacacattttcatcaattatttttcagttttaaacAGAACAATTGCTTTTGGAATTtcgatttatatttatattgtcAATATGCCTTTATATTCTCAATATGTTTGAAATATTACAGAATGTGATTGACGTTGCTTATGACCATGGGCCATCAGACCCAATTGACAGTATTTGCTTTTCATTAATTATGAAGCTTTAAACTTAATTCGCCAGTTCATTCGTCTCCATGTATTTGTTATGTCTGATTTCACTATAACTATGAAATACTACGACTTTGACTATAATATGAAATACTATACTATTAAATACGATCAATAGTATGGTTAATCTTATTTGTTAGATTCTATAACACTTGCCCGAATGCATTACTAGCCTGAATGCCACATGCCCGAATATGTCAAGCTTGCAGCACTTCCGGATAAAATTTCCCTGTTGGATAAGATTTGATTAATCATATTCTTTTTTGcctttcaatttatttattgaaccgAGTTCTGTAAAAAgtaagcattgagaaaatgggctgtgaagttttcaaattcgttttccatacgaatattcaaaagcctcacgatatacgaatgtgaaaatggcatttttggcaaagaaagctctcagataataactgtggaagtgctcataagaacactaagctgagaagcaggtcctgtttcagtgaggacgtaatgtcaaggagaagaagaatcagaagaagtAGTCTTATAAGTAGCGGATTGTTTAATACTGCCTTAACTGCCGTTACacacataattgtcccatgttccaaaatacgcaatcgagaaaaacgcgtttaaagattttaacacatttaggcctcgtattgaccaggtatgtggtaaattaaattaaaatctttacaatagtataaagaatagcgtgttcatttgagtcaagagtttttattatgggaaaaaagtaaatttagctatgaaatgcaaagtgggactgttatgcctagaaatacgtggtttttggtaaatttctacgcataacagtcccactgatagtagtgaccaattatgtgctaagcatactgctgtagatcaCCGTTCTTAggtatagattgtaccgaatgtagaggacgtatatcctcaagactatgttaaggcacctaatgaaggctcaagtgacatgtgccaaacggagccacttgtgaagaagtgaagaaatacgattttttagcttgggatggaaagcaaagttttctgtatgtgtgataatgagaaaatgtatgagtttagtgaaaaaaagagt
It contains:
- the LOC110677857 gene encoding uncharacterized protein LOC110677857 produces the protein MASKKQSEVNLSDFFVSKKWISSDGREVRSLCCVLCGDPSKTFKCESKWNLKRHLVTKHKEKAKEIGLDKDLEDENCDPNAQSFKNKIKVSFWVDPNDHKKRMVKWVSVGNVPLNFFNLKCVQEVLHPIEEGMKIGHTNRHNILQYVHDCTVNAVKHISLEMQGKLISIKADLASRKGRTILGINAQFIKHGEIVVRTLMMAERFEKNTAENIMEEILRALATFDIQLPQIYSITTDNGSNMLKATRLTRNLQELNDSCLDEREESEYEDTDAEGDEELSADTDEPNSIDFETTEEPSESDALWDDDFHLQDMKDDELPVIEKASLTGIRCAAHTVQLSVLDVLKKDTVAKFLTKTRKLVKTLRAQPYGNMFRHDKTKKLPFFDGDTRWGSSHQMVDCLLQQQDFIISMLPPNLLKDYSANYWKRVEQFVLVTTPLYVLTKRIQEETMTCGQLFLYWKECCLDLEVLQDTLAKQLLDALVERKPMWFNNPAFYAALLVDLRLNEFDPPILTAEQKEEGIMHMLATWKSIKAVTGKQKIEVESTAPTSSKNTPLKRVQQLLSASKQSKPPDISEMEKKIRRLSLEPSLPLECDVIEWWDKQYNKDVDLVQLALTVLQLPCTQVSVERSFNGLGQILSKFRTSLGSIPLQQILFLKANDNFIDSIYMNFA